A single window of Rhodamnia argentea isolate NSW1041297 chromosome 5, ASM2092103v1, whole genome shotgun sequence DNA harbors:
- the LOC115737213 gene encoding transmembrane epididymal protein 1 — MGTFLGHLVPGLALTLLGLWHIVNISRNYLLKGSSNFKSRFWHPFTASAPIFKHSELVLVFSFSIFAILTQVVGFPVIHFAFELDSIEHATMFLHLAVFSGFALLAEINHKTETLSGVVGVLAASVFGQELLLLHFHSADHVGLEGHYHWLLQLVVLVSFVSSLAATCFPTSFPASLVLAISVIFQGCWFINMGFFLWIPEFVPKGCTAQSIHPSGELVHSAVTCSSSDADSRARALANLQFSWILAGILFSTGSLCLKLAGKCPESGQHTEYEQLRCKGAELPISSLKHSVTA; from the coding sequence ATGGGGACTTTTCTTGGGCACTTGGTGCCAGGACTCGCCCTCACCTTGCTTGGATTATGGCACATCGTAAACATATCAAGAAACTACCTCCTCAAAGGATCGAGCAATTTCAAATCACGGTTTTGGCATCCGTTCACTGCCTCTGCCCCCATATTCAAGCATTCCGAGCTCGTGCTCGTGTTCTCATTCTCTATTTTCGCGATCCTCACGCAAGTGGTGGGCTTCCCTGTCATCCACTTTGCTTTCGAGCTCGATAGTATTGAGCACGCCACCATGTTTCTCCACCTTGCGGTATTCTCTGGTTTCGCTCTTTTGGCAGAGATCAACCATAAAACAGAGACTCTATCGGGAGTTGTGGGAGTTCTCGCTGCATCTGTCTTCGGTCAAGAACTTCTCTTGCTTCATTTCCATTCCGCTGATCATGTTGGACTCGAAGGGCACTACCACTGGCTATTGCAGCTTGTTGTGCTCGTGTCATTCGTCTCATCTCTGGCAGCAACATGTTTTCCCACCAGTTTCCCGGCATCTCTAGTTCTTGCCATTTCCGTGATCTTTCAGGGTTGTTGGTTCATAAACATGGGGTTCTTCCTTTGGATACCAGAATTTGTGCCTAAGGGTTGCACCGCACAGTCCATTCACCCTAGCGGAGAATTAGTGCACAGTGCAGTGACTTGCAGCTCGAGTGATGCGGACTCGAGGGCTCGAGCCCTTGCTAACTTGCAGTTCAGTTGGATACTCGCAGGGATCTTGTTTTCGACAGGGAGCCTGTGTTTGAAATTGGCCGGTAAATGTCCGGAGAGCGGGCAGCATACAGAGTACGAGCAGCTCCGGTGTAAAGGTGCCGAGTTGCCAATCTCATCCTTAAAACATAGTGTAACTGCTTGA